A window of the Dehalococcoidia bacterium genome harbors these coding sequences:
- a CDS encoding NUMOD3 domain-containing DNA-binding protein, whose amino-acid sequence MKAPLSFEHKEKISMSLKGRSPSLEHRRKISEVLKGRPSPNKGKPRSLEVRQKVSQTLMGHPVSPEARAKMSASHKGKPGHKGFHFKHTEEAKKKISLAGIGHLTSEETRQKISAAQKGRILSFDQRKRLSLAHIGKQKGKNNPAWQGGIASLPYAYGWGPELKREVMERDGRRCRNPGCRKTARRLAVHHIDYNKMNCDPSNLITLCTSCNARANTDRKLYVEFYKILREAICRRNRWNTIKT is encoded by the coding sequence ATGAAAGCTCCTCTTTCTTTTGAACATAAAGAAAAAATCAGCATGTCTCTAAAAGGGCGTTCTCCGTCTCTGGAACACAGACGAAAGATTAGTGAGGTGCTAAAAGGAAGGCCTTCGCCAAATAAAGGGAAACCGCGATCCCTGGAAGTACGACAAAAAGTTAGTCAAACTCTAATGGGACATCCCGTTTCTCCTGAAGCGCGGGCAAAAATGAGCGCCTCCCATAAAGGAAAACCAGGACACAAAGGATTTCATTTTAAGCATACAGAGGAAGCCAAAAAGAAAATCTCTCTTGCTGGAATTGGGCATCTCACTTCAGAAGAAACAAGACAAAAAATAAGTGCTGCTCAAAAAGGTAGGATACTCTCGTTTGACCAAAGAAAAAGATTAAGTCTTGCCCATATAGGAAAACAAAAAGGGAAAAACAATCCGGCTTGGCAAGGAGGGATTGCCAGTCTTCCTTACGCCTATGGATGGGGGCCAGAATTGAAACGAGAAGTTATGGAACGAGATGGAAGACGCTGTCGAAATCCAGGATGTCGAAAAACAGCGCGGCGATTGGCGGTTCATCATATTGATTACAACAAAATGAATTGCGATCCTTCTAATCTAATTACACTCTGTACAAGTTGTAATGCACGAGCAAACACTGATCGAAAATTATATGTAGAGTTCTATAAAATACTAAGGGAGGCGATATGTCGACGCAACCGTTGGAATACAATCAAGACATAG